From one Pecten maximus chromosome 8, xPecMax1.1, whole genome shotgun sequence genomic stretch:
- the LOC117332229 gene encoding uncharacterized protein LOC117332229, protein MRPTRQAVRNHTAIKRRRIENPPVESENSGADQTAVSTNSTLPMSEVQALIKEAFKQGVEEARRLYLPTTDSNVVNMDTNNADSATTTAASSGMTNFRTTTEDNALTTTTSSGTLTDHPVVTSQDSISRSSHSVLPAMTLAAVDSQADPTTDPNPFMSTSIPLADMVCLSIKEKIWAGEFVDLSTLSRKEPNTFEMVIRQNGTGSPVVQWVPKTKSKSLSIDQWTSLFHSFVAIYCQKKPQDFEALLKYMSVIRKLATKQADWAYYDSAFRHLMAEKESYHWEHVEWELWHEAMSRKAFANKNTSYPKGTCWRFLQGRFCSGCKFLHKCPYCNGDHTPNMCNVSQTQDTPFNPMPFRNERFPTPFHASRSRGFPRNRYTYHRR, encoded by the coding sequence ATGAGACCAACACGTCAAGCTGTGCGAAACCACACAGCAATCAAAAGGAGACGCATTGAAAACCCTCCGGTAGAATCTGAAAATTCTGGGGCAGACCAGACAGCTGTTTCAACAAACAGCACCCTGCCGATGTCAGAAGTCCAAGCACTCATAAAGGAGGCTTTCAAACAGGGAGTTGAAGAGGCGAGGAGGCTTTATCTCCCCACAACAGACTCCAATGTTGTAAACATGGATACCAACAATGCAGACAGTGCGACGACCACCGCAGCTTCATCGGGAATGACCAACTTTAGGACCACTACTGAAGACAATGCACTGACCACCACAACTTCTTCGGGAACCTTAACAGATCACCCTGTAGTGACATCACAGGACTCTATTAGTAGGTCATCTCATTCTGTCCTACCAGCAATGACTTTGGCAGCAGTTGACTCACAGGCAGACCCCACTACCGATCCAAATCCGTTCATGTCTACATCGATTCCACTAGCAGATATGGTGTGTCTTTCTATCAAAGAAAAGATATGGGCTGGAGAATTTGTAGATTTAAGTACCCTCAGTAGGAAAGAGCCAAACACTTTTGAAATGGTCATTCGGCAGAACGGTACAGGGTCTCCTGTGGTTCAGTGGGTGCCAAAAACCAAAAGCAAATCATTGTCTATCGATCAGTGGACTTCCTTATTTCATTCCTTTGTTGCAATTTATTGTCAAAAGAAACCCCAGGATTTTGAGGCACTCCTTAAATATATGTCTGTGATAAGGAAACTTGCTACCAAACAGGCAGATTGGGCATATTATGACAGTGCATTCCGCCACCTCATGGCTGAGAAAGAGTCCTATCACTGGGAACATGTCGAGTGGGAGCTATGGCATGAAGCAATGTCTAGAAAGGCTTTTGCTAACAAAAACACTTCTTACCCTAAGGGCACATGTTGGAGATTTCTCCAAGGCCGATTCTGTAGTGGGTGCAAGTTTCTTCATAAATGCCCGTACTGTAATGGGGATCATACTCCAAACATGTGTAATGTGTCGCAAACTCAAGACACCCCATTCAATCCCATGCCATTTCGGAACGAGCGATTCCCAACCCCATTTCATGCCTCAAGATCCCGTGGTTTCCCAAGAAATCGTTACACCTATCATCGTAGATAA
- the LOC117332230 gene encoding uncharacterized protein LOC117332230 has product MESRLPNDKLQKALASIEGFLVRKKVTLKELQSLIGTLQFATSVVLPGRAFLRRLIDLTIGVHREVQKIVSDSTSTAYAITLPLSYATIALYVASLHEKGFSASTITSNLSAIAYFHNISGYNTHDPTKAFVVRKAVAGAARLMPQYDARLPITKPILQKLVHSLQYVYPMQYNQLLYKAIFSLAFYGLARVGELVMTAQDKSDNVLQVSDVNIVYQNSKPSSMQVCFRHFKHNSSQKAHTITLNTVVTSSICPVQAMLDYLPKRGAQSGCLFLDQNKKPIPRKHFDMVVRKCLKFCDLDSTYYKGHSFRIGGATLAVHQGMSDSQIRLLGRWKSDAFKKYIICRESGKYNIGFSSNGHLN; this is encoded by the exons ATGGAGTCCCGATTACCTAATGACAAACTTCAAAAGGCTCTCGCATCCATAGAAGGGTTTCTTGTTAGAAAAAAGGTCACTCTTAAAGAGTTACAATCCCTAATTGGGACACTGCAATTTGCTACCTCTGTAGTCTTACCTGGTCGAGCCTTCTTACGTCGGTTAATTGACCTCACCATTGGAGTCC ATAGAGAAGTTCAGAAAATTGTGTCCGACAGCACTTCCACTGCCTACGCAA TCACGCTACCTTTGTCCTATGCCACTATAGCATTGTATGTAGCATCTCTACATGAGAAAGGGTTTTCTGCAAGTACCATCACTTCCAACTTATCTGCCATAGCATATTTCCATAATATTAGTGGTTACAATACCCATGACCCAACTAAAGCATTCGTGGTAAGAAAAGCAGTAGCGGGTGCTGCTCGCTTGATGCCTCAGTATGATGCCCGTCTTCCTATCACCAAACCAATTCTGCAAAAACTGGTACATTCTCTACAGTATGTATACCCAATGCAGTATAATCAACTTTTGTACAAGGCAATTTTTTCTTTAGCCTTCTATGGTTTAGCTAGAGTGGGAGAGCTGGTTATGACTGCACAGGATAAGTCTGACAATGTTCTTCAAGTGTCTGATGTTAATATTGTTTACCAAAATAGCAAACCTTCTAGTATGCAAGTCTGTTTTCGACATTTTAAACACAACAGTTCTCAGAAGGCACATACTATCACCTTGAATACAGTCGTAACTTCATCTATATGTCCTGTTCAAGCTATGCTAGACTACCTTCCGAAGAGAGGCGCCCAGTCAGGCTGTCTGTTCCTGGATCAAAATAAAAAACCCATACCCCGTAAACATTTTGACATGGTAGttagaaaatgtttgaaattttgTGATTTAGACAGTACTTATTATAAGGGACACAGCTTCCGCATAGGTGGTGCTACTTTAGCAGTCCATCAGGGTATGTCCGATTCTCAGATTCGATTGCTGGGCAGATGGAAGTCTGATGCATTCAAGAAATACATAATTTGTCGGGAATCTGGCAAATATAATATCGGTTTTAGTTCAAACGGGCATCTTAATTGA